Part of the Bacteroidota bacterium genome is shown below.
TCCTCTTTTTTAAATCCAAGTCTTTGTAAACATTCGTCACCAAGTGTATTATAATTAAAAACAAAACTCAAGTGTAATGAATTTTTAAGTCCTTTTTCTAGTTTTTTAATGTCATCCAAAGTAAATTTTTTGTCGCCTAAAGATTCGTAATTTATAAAAGGTGCATCTTCTAATGTATTTGTTCCTGTTGTATAAGTAATTATATCTTTTATCTCTTTTTCATTGTAGCCAAGTTTTTTAAGAGCTTTTGGTATAGATTGGTTTATGATTTTAAAATATCCACCGCCTGCAAGTTTTTTAAATTTAACAAGTGCAAAATCAGGTTCAACACCTGTGGTATCGCAATCCATTATTAATCCTATTGTTCCTGTAGGAGCAAGCAATGTGGTTTGGGCATTTCTATAACCATATTTTTCACCCATCTGTAAAGCTTCATCCCATGAATTTGTTGCTTCTTGTAAAAGATTTTCAGGGCAATATTTCGGGTCAATTCCTTTTGGGTTTATGCCAAGTCCTTCAAAACTATCTGAAGTATTATATGCTGCATATCTGTGGTTTCTGATTACTCGCAACATATTTTCTTTGTTTTCTTCGTATTTTTCGAAAACTCCAAGTTCTTTAGCCATTTCGGATGAAGTGCTGTAGGAAACAGCAGTCATAATTGCTGTTAATGAAGCTGTTAATGCAAAAGCCTCATCACTGTTGTAAGGTATTCCGTTTACCATTAATAATGAACCGAGATTTGCATATCCAAGTCCTAATGTTCTGTAATCAAATGATTTTTGAGCAACTTCTTTTGAGGGAAATTGTGCCATCAAAACTGAAATTTCTAAAACAATAGTCCAAATTTTTATTGCGTGTTTGTATCCTTCTATATCAAATTCTTGAGTTTCGTCATTGTAAAATTTTCTTAAATTCAAAGATGCAAGATTACAGGCTGTATCATCCAAAAACATATATTCGGAACAAGGATTAGAACCTTTTATTCTACCTCCTGCAGGGCATGTGTGCCATTCGTTTATTGTTGTATCGTATTGTACACCAGGGTCTGCACAAGTCCATGCTGCTTCAGAAACTTTTCCCCAAAGCTTTCTTGCATTTACCTTTTTTATAACCTCTCCTGATGTTCTTTCTTTTAATTCCCATTCTTTATTTTCTTCAACAGCTTTCAAAAATTCATTTGATACGCGAATTGAATTATTTGAATTTTGTCCGGAAACCGACCTGTAAGCTTCTCCCTCATAATCTGCAGAATATCCATCCTTTATTAAAGCAGCAACCTTTTTTTCTTCTTCTACTTTCCAATTAATAAAATCTTCAACCTCGGGATGATCAACATCAAGAATAACCATTTTTGCAGCTCTTCTTGTTGTGCCACCTGATTTGATTGCTCCTGCAGCTTTATCTCCTACTTGTAAAAAACTCATTAATCCTGATGAATTACCTCCACCTGATAATTTTTCTTCTTTTCCTCTTATATCTGAATAATTTGTTCCAACTCCTGAACCGTATTTGAAAATCCTTGCTTCACGAACCCACAAATCCATTATGCCACCATCATTTACAAGATTATCGTTTACCGATAAAATAAAACATGCATGAGGTTGTGGTCGTTCATAAGCTGATTTTGATTTTTTTAACTTTTTTGAATCAGGATCTACATAATAATGTCCTTGTGCTTTACCTTTTATTCCATACGATCTGTACAATCCTGTGTTAAACCACTGTGGTGAATTTGGTGCAGCATATTGACCTAAAATCATGAAGGCTACTTCATCATAAAAAATGTCTGCATCTTTATTAGTTTTAAAATAATTATTTTCAATTCCCCATTCTTTCCAATCATTTGCTATTCTGTG
Proteins encoded:
- a CDS encoding vitamin B12-dependent ribonucleotide reductase; protein product: MKGTNTQKKGLTINRFFTKDKTSVYDQYQYDIRSSVIKTPSGELIFEMNNVEVPRGWSQVATDILSQKYFRKAGVPITKGKNGQEDSIKQVVHRIANDWKEWGIENNYFKTNKDADIFYDEVAFMILGQYAAPNSPQWFNTGLYRSYGIKGKAQGHYYVDPDSKKLKKSKSAYERPQPHACFILSVNDNLVNDGGIMDLWVREARIFKYGSGVGTNYSDIRGKEEKLSGGGNSSGLMSFLQVGDKAAGAIKSGGTTRRAAKMVILDVDHPEVEDFINWKVEEEKKVAALIKDGYSADYEGEAYRSVSGQNSNNSIRVSNEFLKAVEENKEWELKERTSGEVIKKVNARKLWGKVSEAAWTCADPGVQYDTTINEWHTCPAGGRIKGSNPCSEYMFLDDTACNLASLNLRKFYNDETQEFDIEGYKHAIKIWTIVLEISVLMAQFPSKEVAQKSFDYRTLGLGYANLGSLLMVNGIPYNSDEAFALTASLTAIMTAVSYSTSSEMAKELGVFEKYEENKENMLRVIRNHRYAAYNTSDSFEGLGINPKGIDPKYCPENLLQEATNSWDEALQMGEKYGYRNAQTTLLAPTGTIGLIMDCDTTGVEPDFALVKFKKLAGGGYFKIINQSIPKALKKLGYNEKEIKDIITYTTGTNTLEDAPFINYESLGDKKFTLDDIKKLEKGLKNSLHLSFVFNYNTLGDECLQRLGFKKEEYSKERFNLLAALGFKAKEVEEANKIVCGKMTIEGAPHLRDEDLAVFDTANRNGKYGKRLIHPLGHLNVMAAAQAFLSGAISKTVNFPNEASEDDVRECYNHGWKSGLKAIAIYRDGCKLAQPLSSTSDDEDIVDEEKEHKNEISTDELTQEQVLAAAQNLIQKSPDTKFKRELSRIVERKKLPNKRGGFTQKAKVGGQTIFVRTGEYDDGTLGEIFIDMHKEGASFRSMLNSFAIAVSIGLQYGVPLEEYVDKFTFTRFEPSGMVQHENIKSATSIIDYLFKLLGFEYLNRIDLVQVKPKKIETPDVKDEEKTVKNKVVSVTEKTKSEDNLFAQKDVKEEKDSVQDYFKDMMGDAPPCDICGHTTVRNGTCYKCTNCGNSLGCS